The region GACCCCGCAGGGCCAGCCAACTCCACATCGCTGCGAACAGCGGTCCGAAGGTCATGATGAAGACGGGGTTGATGGATTGGAACCAGGTCGTGGGAATTTCCAAACCGAAAACGACGCGATCGACTTTCGTATCCGTGTAAAGAGTCATGAGGCCGCCGGCCTGTTCGAAAGAGGCCCAGAAAATGACGACGAAAATCATCAGACTGAAAATAACTTTCAGGCGATCTTTTTCCACAGCGCTCAGGGTTTCCTTGACAGCATTGGCCGCAGAAGCCGCCGCGCGGCGTGGATATTTGCCGATGTCTCCGAGTAGACGCGGACCGACGAGGATGAAGAGAACCTGACCCAGGAACATGCCCACGGCCGCGGCGCCGAAGCCCCAGTGGAAACCGACTCGTTCGCCCAAAGTCCCGGAAATAAAGGGTGCGATGAAGGCGCCTGTGTTCACGCCCACGTAGAAGATGGTGTACGCAGCATCACGGCGTCGATCGCCTTCCTGATAAAGGGAACCGACGAGAGTGGCCATGGAGGGTTTGAAAAAACCGTTGCCCACGATCAAGCAGGCGAGTCCTAGAAAGAACGCGAATTCGCCGGTAAAAGCCATTGAAATATGACCAATCATCATGGTCGTCGCGCCGATGGTGATGGCTTTGCGCAAACCGAGGTAACGGTCAGCCATATAGCCGCCGAGAATCGGAGTCAGATACACGAGTCCTGTGTACCAGCCATAAATACTGAGAGCATCAGCCCGTGACCAGCCGAAACCTCCGGCAGTCGTGGCAGCCGTCATATAGAGCACGAGCAGCGCCCGCATCCCATAGAAACTCATGCGTTCCCACATCTCGACAAAGAATAGAAGATAGAGGGCAGGGGGCTGCCTTTCTCCGGACATGTTCTGTCCCAAGGTTTCTGCGCGGCTCATGGACGAAGGATCCTCCTGAATTTTGACAGCCGGTCGCCTGAAGAAGGCTGCCGACGGGGGAATTGTGCGGGGCATCATAATATTTTTATACGGAAATGTAAGGCCGGAATGCACCGAAGACCCAAAAAATCGCAGGTGTTCACGCCTGGATTTGACACCCGCTTTTCACCCAATGCACATCGACCGGGGCAACGCTCCCGAGTGGAATGCATCAGTGTATTTTTTTTCAATAGACAAGCTTATTTTTACTTGATTCTTGAGGCATGCAAAACCTTAAACCCCTTGGCTGCATGGATCTATGCGGGTTTTAAGGGGGTGATTGTAGCGGCTTGAGAGTGGGGCCAGGGTCTGGCGGGGCATGCGCGGCCCCCATGTGCTTGATGCAATTTGCACGATCTTCACCTATAGAAGGTAATCGTATATTCCATAGCCGGCGACAGTTATCTGGATTTTTCTCAATGTAGGGAGTTACGATGAAGACATCCATCGCTAGCGCGATCAGCTTTGTGCTCTTGTCATCGCTGGTCACAGCGCATGCTCAGGCGCAGACGGAAACCCAAGGGACCGAAACAAAGCCGACTGAAGCGACAGGTACGACCACTGACAAGCCAAAGACCGAGAAAGCCGACAGTAAGAAAACGGAAGTGATTGCCGTCACAGGTACGCGCATCAAGCGTGTTGACATGAATGTCGCCGCTCCCCTGACCATCCTGGGCAAAGAAGAAATCCAGGCGACGGGCAAGCAAACCGTGACTGATATCGTGAAGGCCCTGCCTGCTGCGGTCGGTAACTCCGTGACCACGACCACCACCAACGGCGGCGGAAACGGTAGCGGTAACATCGCCCTTCGCGGTTTGGACTCGTCGTCGACCCTCGTACTTTTGAACGGTCGTCGTCTGCCGCTTGACGCCTTCGGTTCGAGCCCCGATTTGAACTCGATCCCCGTGGCCGCCATTGACCGCATTGAAATTCTTCAGGATGGCGCATCCGCTATCTACGGTTCGGACGCGATCGCCGGTGTGATCAACATCATCACCCGTAAAGACTGGGATGGTCTGGATTTCAGCGTTTACGTCGGCCAGGCCTCGCGTGGTGATCTGCAAACCAAATCCATCGACATCACCTACGGCGCGACGAACGACCGCGGTGGCCTCCTCCTCGGAGCGAACGTCTATAGTCAAGGCAGTGTCGCTTCGCGCGATCGCGATGTCTCGAAGCAGGCCCTGGGTCCAAGTTCGGCAACTCCGAACGGACACGTGATCGTCGGCGAAGACAACCTGATTTCGAATGACACCTGGGCGAATCCCAGCACGCCTACCACAGGTGACTTCCGTCCCTACACTCCAGACGACCGCTATAACTTCTCGTCGATCACCGATGCGATCATGGCTCAGGACCGCAAGAGCATTTTCCTGGGTGGTGATTACGAGTTGACCAAGGGTCTGAAGGGTTTCATCGAAACTCATTTCACCAACACTGAGAGCCGTTATAACTCGGCGCCGACTCCGCTCTTCCTTTCGAACGAGACGGGTGATCTGACTGTTGCCGCGAATAACCCTTACAACCCGTTTGGCGTTGAGCTGACGGACGTAAGAAAGCGTTTCCTCCAGTTCGGTCCTCGTAAATCGGATGCGGATTCCAACACCTTCCGCAGTGTCGTCGGTGTTCAGGGTAACATCACGGAAAAGTGGAACTGGGACGTCGCCTATAACCATGG is a window of Oligoflexus sp. DNA encoding:
- a CDS encoding peptide MFS transporter is translated as MSRAETLGQNMSGERQPPALYLLFFVEMWERMSFYGMRALLVLYMTAATTAGGFGWSRADALSIYGWYTGLVYLTPILGGYMADRYLGLRKAITIGATTMMIGHISMAFTGEFAFFLGLACLIVGNGFFKPSMATLVGSLYQEGDRRRDAAYTIFYVGVNTGAFIAPFISGTLGERVGFHWGFGAAAVGMFLGQVLFILVGPRLLGDIGKYPRRAAASAANAVKETLSAVEKDRLKVIFSLMIFVVIFWASFEQAGGLMTLYTDTKVDRVVFGLEIPTTWFQSINPVFIMTFGPLFAAMWSWLALRGREPSAPVKFGISLMLMSAGFLCMVFAAQQSETMGKASVLWIVASYLLQTWAELCLSPVGLSMVNRLAPARFATLIMGIWYLSNAVANKLAGFIGGFAETLGEVQLFGAISATTLTASLVLLFVLAKPLRRWMHGVG